The Anguilla rostrata isolate EN2019 chromosome 1, ASM1855537v3, whole genome shotgun sequence nucleotide sequence AGCTACAGGTTTCCTTTATGAGTTTTAACATTTCAAAGGCAGTTTGCACAGACCAGTTTTAATTAGcacaatatgaaatatttatttcaattattcaatgAAAATAGCCCTGTTCCTGAAACTACAAATGGCTGTTCCACTTTTAGCCTATTTTTAGCCTTTTCAGTTAACGTACCCAGTCTGCACtagttttcagaaaatgcaaaagcattggAGGATGTACACAAGAACCATAACTGTCTCTGGCTTGACAGACTAACAGATTCAGTAACACATTAAATCTATATTCCTCAATGCTTTCTTTCATCCATGTGCCACGTTCTCCTGCTTCCTCTAAGGATGAAGATGGCTGTGACGTCACTGAAGAGCATGAGCTCAAGATGGAGAATGACCAATCGTCCGGTCAGGAAGAAACATGTGCGACGGGGGATGGTGATTCCCCCGCTGAACAGGTGAAGCCGTGTTTGGAGGACAGGGAGGTTGGGGAGATAATTCTATGCGGTTACTGGAACTGACAGCGTGGTTTCATGTGTGCAGCCAAGAGTGTAAGGCCATGGTTCATTCCCCTCCACACCCACACTAAATCCTCAGTAGTCCCAAGTGttcaaaaaaaacttgaaaactGTGGGGTTTTTTCTCCCGTCTGTTCCTACTGCTGTCATTTCTTAGCAGCTACTCTGGTCCAGCACCACACGTGTCTTTCCAGAAAATTGTTGCCTGGCTTTTAGAATTTTGTAAATCTCCACAGAGTATAATTCCTAAAAAGGTTTAAttcctgtttcagttctgtttaCATATATTTCCCAGTCAGTCCCTATAATAATGCACAGTGCAGGAGGCAGTCATCCTGCTGTTGTTACAAAGAAAATGGCTTCCTCCTGTGTGGTTGCCTGTCATCGTttgctttgaaaaagaaaagaatttgaTAGCTTATGCATTTTCTGGGCTCTGCGTAATGCGCTCGTTCTAAAAAACAAGGATACATCTGAAGGCTAGTTTCTCATTCCCTTATCTCCTGCTCACAGCTCTGGCGAGTTCTTGCGGACTACTGGTCCTGTCAGAGAGCACGTCTCCCTCAGCTAGCTTTTTAAATGAgctgtttatgcatttatttgttagcATTTGAGTTCATATCAGagtgtcaaaaaaagaaattggcaCTGTGGGTCCATGTTACTCCTTGTGTTAAGACAGTAATGGGAGCTCCATCTAGTCAGTCAATGATGTAATCCCATACCAGCAGGTCGtgcttttctttaatttctaCCAACATAAAGCTGTGCTCATCATcactccccccttcctcttttAGTCCGCTGGAGAACAGCCGCCTTCCCAGTCAGGGGCCACGGAGGAGTGTGAGGAAGGCGCCTCTTCGGATATAGAACATGTTGCCATGGCCACCCTGTCCCCAGACTCATCTGCAGACCCAGAGATGGTAAAGCGTGAGGAGGAACaaggagaggatgaggagaagGATGAGgtggaaaaggaggaggaggtggatgaagtggagaaggaggaggaggatgaggaggagaaggcAGAGACCCTGCCTATCCACCAGCAGGCGAATGTGAAGGCCCTGAGCAGTGGAGAAtcctctgaggaagaggaagaagaagcagCACCAGAGGCGGAACCCAGCAGCATCCTCCCTCAGTCTGTGCTGGACCAGGCTAGCATCATTGCCGAGCGATTCGTCAGCCTGTCGCGGCGCGGGAGCCTCATCGCTGACGACGTGCGATCCCTGAGCTGCCCATCGCCGCGGCTgggcagcagaagcagcagcgcCCTCAGCCTCAGCACGGACCCCCAGGACAAAACGCAGAGGCTCACCAGCACCACCTCCGAACCCCCGCTGAGCCTCCATGACCTGGCCACCCCCACAGCCGACGCGAATCCCTTCTCCCCGAACTCAGACAACCTTGTTGAGGTGGACCGAGGATCTCTGAGGAGGCGCGACTCCACCCTCTCCAAGCAAGACCAGCTGCTCATCAACAAGGTCAAGAGCTACTACGAGCACGCCGAGCACCAGGATGCCAGCTTCAGCATCAAGCGCAGGGAGAGCTTGTCCTACATCCCCACCGGCCTGGTGAGGAACCTCAGCAGCCGCCTCAATGGCAACCCCAAGGCAGAGGCCGTGGCTACTGAGACTAGGCTAGCTCCCAATATCCGTCCTGCTTCTTGGGCAGTGTTTAACCTGCCAGGTTTGGATAAAGACCAGAAGACAAAGCCCTCTGAGCCGGATGCTGATATGTCCGTAGAGGGCCCAACCTCTAAGGCCAGGTCCCAGAGTGTTAAGGAAGAGGAGTTCCGGCCCTCATCTGAGATGATCAAGGTGTGGCAGGACATGGAAATGGAGGTCAACGGGACCCTGGCAGAACCTCTGGGTGCATCAAAAGCCAAGGAGGGTGGCCAGGGCAGGGAAGCCGGACCAAGCCTCTCCCAGAGGGACTCATCCAGCAACAACAAGCCAGAAGCTGAATACAGCGAGCCGTTGATGATCCTTGAAGAGTGCGACCTCAGCACGATTTCAGAGGAGTCCACAGTCCCTTCACCTGTTAACGCCTCACCAGACAGGGAGGTGGGTCCGGATCAGCCAGCCAGCCTGAACGAGACCCGCAGACCCCAGCGGGAGAGCAGGGTCTCCCGGGCACCCATCCCCAGGGTCATAAGCCTAAGGGGAAACATGGAGGAGGATCTGCTCCTGCAGGACGTGGAGAAGATGAAGAACAAGGTGTTCCAGTTGGCCCGGCAGTACAGCCAGCGCATCAAGAACAGCAGGCCAGTGGTGAGACCGAGGTGCTGGGACGTAGAGGGCCAGTTCAGCCTGAGGAACCTGCCCTCTGTCCAGGAGGAAAGGCTGGAGAAGGAGGACAGAGGTAGGGCTCCAGTATCCATTTAACTGATGACTTTGTATGTATGAATTTACCAAGAGTTAAGCCTGTGAGGTTTCAAAGGCAATAACATACAGATGTTTTCATCCCCATAACGCTACAAAGACTTCCGGCTTCTAACCAGGACAAAAGGGTGTCACCTTTTGATTCAAAGTGGAAAGTAATTTCAGAGACTACAGTAGACATTCTCTTAGTGGGGTATAAAAAAGATCTTTGTCTTCCATCTAGGGCCTTGTACAGACTAGCGGTTTTACTTTCGAAGCTTCTTGGAAATGTTTTAGTTCAGAGGTTTTCGCTACCTTGACCTGTTCGTACACATTACTGGAACGTGTTTGGTGATTTTCAAAACCTAGGAAGTGCACTATGCAGTATGTTTCCTTGACCTGTTTGTACACATAACTGGAATGCATTTAGTGGTTTTCCAAACCTATGATGCGCTTCACACTGTGCATTTCCTTGAAAGCGGATTTGATCTTTTACTTTACTTGGTAACCATGtgacatttacagaaataaaataaacaacatggaTCAATTTGTCACTTTCCAAGTGTTAGCAACACATCTTCTTCTCTGTTAAACTGCGATCAGCAGCCATGATATAGatataaaatatgattattataataaacTGTCCTAAAAATGTCCAGCTGCGAAGATGTTTGACATTTCTTCGGTACTCgacattatttattaatctatGATGTCAGGAAAATGATTCTACAGCTTTCGAAAACCGATCCTGTACACATTTACATCAAAAGCCAGTTAATGGTTTACAAAAATCCTACTTCCAAGGGGttttaaactaaaatgtttCTGAGTACCCCTGGTAGTGTAGATTTGACAGTTTTAAGGAGCCAAAAACAGTTTCCAAGATGGGTTTTAATGCTAGTGTGTAGGAAGCCATAGTCTGTGAATTGGCTATATCTTGTGCAAGTTACAACATCCTATAGCATGGTTTGAGGATTTGTTTTTACCCTTTtcctcacaaaacaaaaatatttgtcattgatCATTTTCCCTATTTGTCAAGACAGCCCAAGACAGAAGGCTGCAGCATTTGCTGTCACCATAAATTGTGTGCTCACCAAATGTTGCCGagccaaaaataattaatgggCCTTAAGAGGAGAAAACCTGACATGTTTCCAGGAAGAGAGAccttttcataaaaacacatttccattttgtCTGCTCTCACGTCAGATGCATTTCATATGATTAGTCTGAGTGGAGGTACTTTTGGATTTCCTTAAGGAGCCTTTGAATCACCATTAATAACAAACAGAAGCTGCACTCATGTCACCCTCCATTTTCTTAACTCTCATTAAGACATGCCAAAAGCATCTAAAGGACTGGTCACTTCATGTTGTATTAAAGGcaaacagctttttttattttttattttaagtctagttattttaatatgaatttatatttgcgcaattttattttacataattttgtcTCATACATTTTGCAATTTCAGTCatatgttttctctctctccttgtcttaGGTCATCCCAACCTGACGCTGCCCGTGACCTCTTACGACCAGGTGATCCTGCAGGAGTTGAAGTCACCCAGTCCAGTCACCACCCCACGATCTGCAGGGAGCCCCCATATCCTGTCCCCCAGAATTCTTCGCTCCAAGAGCCCGCTCAGTCCTGTGGAGGCCGAGAGCTTCAACTGGCCGGACGTGCGCCGGCTGCGGTCCAGATACGCCCGCCGCAGCCCCGAGCAGACCCCGCCTCGCCTCGCCCCGGTGAACCGCAGCACCTCCGTGCCTGAGAAGATGCTGGACGCTGCTGCACCGAGATCCATGTGGAGGCACTCCAGCTACTCTCCAGGCTACAGTGCCCCATTGGACACACTGACAGCCTCCGACACCCCCTCCGTGGTCCCGCTCTACAAGCCCCACCAGGACAAGGCCTCCGCAAGGGAGGACAGACCCATGCAAATGTACAGATCAAGCTCCCTGGATCAGAGGCTGGGCACGCTGGACGTGAATGAGCTGAACCACCTCCAGAGCAACGATGCCACCAGCGGTTACTACATATCTGGTCAGGCCCCTCTGCCCGACCAGCAAAAGGTCATCATCGTGGAGAAGCATGCCAAGGCTGAGCCatcagaggaagagagagagggagatggggggttAGAGATAAAGGATGAGGAAGAGCCTGACAAGAACTACGTTCAAATCCGCTCACCCACCTCCCGGGAGAAAATCTCTATCATGGCTGTCATTGACCGTTGCAGGGCCTACCAGGAGTCAGACGaatacagacagagggaggacgGTGGGGGGAACGCGGACCAGGCCACTAAAAATGGGAAGGTAACAGACCAAGGCCAAGGTCCCATCCCCAATGAGTTGGACAGTTCCCAGCATTCCCCTGTGAATTATAGCAAAAAGACTGAGAATAGCCAGCACAGCTTGGTGAAAAACCTAAGAGAAAAGTTTCAGAACTTGAGTTCAAACCCACTTTAAATTTTTCTAGAACCTTTAGTTCAGACATATGAGCCTTGAAAATTGGCCTACTAatcttttgttttccttcctgGTCTTCTTTTTGGGCTGAGACTTACCTTTTGTgtaagtaaatgtaaaatactgaaatggaaagaaaatgtgCTCAAGTTTTCAACCTTATGTGCAGGTTACTGTTACTGCTTCACTATAAAAGCATGTCAACCTCATACTGTGCCAGTATACACATGCAAACCATTTGTCAAATTTCTACCTGGTAACATTTTGCCTTCATCTTCAGTTCTCATGTCTGCATTTTCCATATTGACTTGATATTAATCTCACAAGTTAATCATGGCAAAATAATGATTtgactccattttgttttaacatattttcacatttgatgTTTTATCTGCTGGTTTACCATGCAGTTCCCTGTGCAAATTTGAAAGGATATTGATATTGAAAGGATCAATCATATGAGttgtaataatataaattacttGGTTTTAGTGCCagatgaaatgtaattttgtaaatATCTGTACATTTGCCACTACTCATAACTCTGGATATTACTTCAGTTGTAAAgaatatttatgcattcatcTGGTTGTTCATGGTAGTGGGAGTCTTTCTTACATATTTAAGACACATACGTAAATATGGGGCAGTGAGTAAATGTTTCATTCCTCTCTGTCTGGTCAAGCTGTTTAAAGACAGCTTGACCAGACCTAAAATACTTTCTATTACTGCTGTCAgtttctgacaaaaaaaaatttctataattttttatttttattttccttggtTCCAATTCCAATTAACTCAGAACAGGGTCAAGGATTTGAATTGTGTTTGTGGGGATTTCATAATTGTAAATAACATGGATACATGTCTGTGTAGTTTAAACAATACTCTTGTTGCATCTTTGACTAAACTGCATCTGACCACAAGCCAAGACCAAGGCGCACAGTTTAGTCTGTTGTAATGGAATGTTGTACCCAAGCCACTGAACCTACTGTTCTCTGTGGTCAATGTGAGCCTTTGCTCCTTGCACAGTGAAAGGCAGGCCCTACACCAGTTCCTTTTCACATCAACTTAGTTGAACGTAAAACACAAAATTTAGTTTTGTATTATATATGGAAGTTAAGAGTTGATtacattattcaaaatatttatattaacatCTCTTTATTTCAACCAGACAATAGAACAAAACTGTGGGTTCTGTTCCATCACTTTGCATCTCTGACATCCCATTGTGACCCTTAGAAACAGGTATCTTTGCTTATATGAATGTGAAAAGAATATTGACCtcaattaaatgattaataGCTGGTGCGAAGGCTGAGTCCAGCAGTCCAACAGGAAGGCTCTCACTATTGGGAATTACCCATCATGACTTGACCTTTAGTCCTGTGGTGTTATTGTGCCAGTTTTATAATTATGTTATAGTTGGAGCTAATAATCTATGGAGCTCTCCTACCATGCACTGTGTATTACACTATTTTCCACTACTCAAGGCTgtaattatttccattatttctgGAACTAATTcccttaattattttatatttctctccTTATTTATTAAGCTGGTGTACATTTGATATACAATAATCAACTGTCTTTATACTGTATAAATATCCACctatatatatgttattttatcCCATTTCAGAAACTTAACTGTACAgaaatgttgtcatttttatgtttccTGGATGGGGCATACATTCCGgattaaaacaacaaatgtcTAGAGATTGACTACTGTAATAGGTACTGTAAGTGGTTTTGTGTCCAATCAATGCCAAGCAGACATTCCAGCAACTGGTAGTGGGTATGCATTTTATGGAGACATTAACATTTGAAGAAATGTTTTCTAGAATTTACGGaaacgacaacaacaaaaaaactagcttattttaaatttttacattacataaagcgagccattttgttaaattttgaCAATAGGTAATATTATTACTTCTCAGCTTTGTGGAAGACTCTGGTGTAAGACTAATATACTTTGGTACACTTGAGCTAGGTGCTATGTGTACATGGGTAAACAAGTAGGGCAAATACATGTATTAAATTAGttcattttaactgcatttctttttgtctaataaatacataaactgtCTGAGGTCTTTAGGTAGTCCATATGGTCTATTATAAGGTCCtagcaacaaaaacagcaacctAAAATacctcagtcagtcagtcagtaccGTAGggcctttttttattatttttttttagaaatgaataTAATTACAAAACCAGTTAGCCCAATATTAACGAGATTAGAACAGCTCTCCAAATGTGTAAAGAGGGTAAAATTAATGAACAGCAGGGGGGTCATGTGCTGTTCAGAGAAACATGTGAgagctgggtttttttaatcacaaaaacGAGAGCATGGTTTCCTGTCAGTTCATTATGAGCCTCTTCTAAGCCATTATCTGCTTTGGTTTTAGCTGAGTAATGTAATAATACTTGCTGATTGCGTCTAAAAACAGTTAGATCCATTTAATCAAATCTCTCATGGATGTTCTGATTCAAGTCAACCTTGATCATTTATGGAGATACCACATCTGTATTGATTCAAAACTAACATCTTGCAGAAGTAAAACCGAAGATATTGTGTACATATAACCCTAATTCCTTGGAGATCAATATGTTCTTGCCTGGCTCTACATTGGAGCAGTCATTATTTCCATCTCTTGGTTAAGCAAAAGACCATCAATACATATTACAGTACTGGGCTAGTTCAATCTTAAGGTCACCCAATTTAGAGCCATGAGTTATTGCTTGTGCATACCTCATAGATAGTAgatgtttatgatttttttcttttttcacccaGGTATCCCATTTTAACTGCTCTCAATTTAATTAGAAATAGCAGACCAGATGGATTTTTTTAACAGATGGACCATCTTGACATGGTGCATCTATACAATTAGACTGAGCTTGTTTGTTTCCACTTCAATTTTTCTATTGGGCAGGGGTACGAAACCCTGGTGTAGGAGAGCCATAAGGTCTCTGATTTTTGTTCTCACTGTACAATTGGCAGATAATTCATACCCATGAATCCAGAGGAGTTTGGTGCGTTAACTGTGTAGCAAAGTGCTTTTATTCATAAATTAGGCACTGAGTAACATTGAATActagcagaccctgcagctgtCCAGGACCATAGTTCCAGACTCCTGGCCCGGGGAATGAACCGCTCCACTGGAATGACCAGGCTAAGGTCCTTACAAACACCCCATTTTCCATTTAgcgtttgcatttatttagccaacTTTACAATACGGCAACCTATACAAAGCATTTTAtgtcattcttatttttatttaaaaaaccctATCCACTCAAAAACgctttttttaatggaatcaTGACTTTCACTATGCAGATAGATTTCTGTGCAGAACTTGTCACCACAGTGCCTTTTTCACATTCTTCCACCGTAGACGGAAAGCTTCTTCATACTTCCCTGAAATTTGAgttggaaacacacacatacaaggaaaatttgtgatgtcacaaatgtgTCAAATCTACCATGGATCACTGTGAAAATTACAGGAGAGCGATGCAGTGAAATGAAACTTTAGCTCACAGAAGCTGACTAGTTGGTGACATTGTTGTGACAGTTGGTGCGTTGAAGATTACAAACTGTGCAGTTTTAGGATGCAGTCCCGTGGTAGGAACTTTGTTACACCTGTTACCAAAGGAGcccattctaaaacaaaaatgggtggaatatgtttattaaaaaataatgttgatatACCTGGCAGCGTTGAGGGAATCCATGTTTGgagcacacattttacacactacacattttacaaaatttgAATCCGGATGCTGTGCTGACTATATATCCTGggaccacagcagcaagctttGCCAATTTGCACATTCATAGATTCAGGAAATCTCAGTGAGGGTAAAGGTGTAGGCATGCTACTACACCATTTTCAGTAGTTTATTGAATATGTTTTAGTgggaaaaaacatattaaacaaatattattcaatatagaacatttttaaataggttttaAAATAGAGGGGTACTTTAACAGAAGAAACAATGACTTGCAAAATAAGTCTTTTTGGTAAATTAAGTGTACGGTAAAagggtcatttaaaaatgtcaagtttTGTCATTACTCCACCTCGCCTGAAGTCACTCATTACCAGTACTGTGTTATTGAAACCTTTGCTGTGCACACACGCAGCTGTCCTTAAAGCAGTATTCAAAAACCCAGTGAACTCAGACAGACAAAGGACAGCTCAACCGTATAGTTCTTGCCTAGTGACCTGTGCTTGGGCTTGAGTTGTTAACAAAATCGGAACCAAAAGACAAAAAGGAATACCTGAATGGAGACCCAGCCCTGGAAAATGAGTTCTCAACAATCAATCAAAaccttttgttttcatgtttcgCAGCATTTTTTCTGCATCCTTGCATCAAATCACACGCTGTACACCCATTTCCATTTTATCAATTTATCTGCATGTGGCATGTCCTGCCAGGCCAATGTGAGCACCAGAGTGCTGTGACACTGGATAAATCATTGTCTATGTCACATATGCTTGTCATTTTTCCTAAAGCCTGTACCACTTGGTAGTCTTAAGAAAACTGAGGTGGGAGAGAGTTTGAATGAATGTGCATGCTGCCATCAGTGTGGATCAGGTTAGTAAAACGGTGCGATTTTGTTTCAGTTAGCACTGTCACAACACAGAGAATAGAGCAGACACACAACTGgataaatatgtgaaaatggacagaaaacatgttttaatcTGCAGAACATGGTCCAcgggtaaaaaagaaaaggggaaattcaaaaaaataaaccttaaaTGTTGATTATTCAATACTTTCATTTGTATGCATTTGATTGATAACTTTTTGTGCTGTCAGTTTACGGATGTGTGAAGGTTGTCTTCGGCTATTCTCTGCCCCTTATGTTTTTAAAGGTGTCCACGTATCATGTGACTTATCTGTATGATCATCATAAGCAACAAATTGAGGAGACGCTCCGGAGCTTTGGGGCTAATTTGGTCAATTATATCCTCTTTGGATACTGAAAAGGGTCGGTAATGAGCCCAGTCGTCCTTATTTAATACAATTCCATGTACTCTTTTTTATGTGTGAGTCGGTGCAGCGAGTGGACATTCTTCCCTTTAAAACATCTGGCTACAAGAGGATGTTTTGGGATGTTGCCTAGTGTGTCATCCCTCCCCCTGTATAACGCAGGTTATGAACTCTATTAATAAACCGCAATTCTGAATTTGTGCGCTCAGCACAACGCAGACACGATTCCTCATGGGAACGGACCCTGAACGCACAAGAGAGACATACAGCTGAAATAAGAACGCACTACAGCTTTTACTTCGTGGAGATCAACCCGTTACTTTACTTCAGttttcattataaatacattttgtggcCGTACCTCGCAGGGGATGGGCTGCGCAATATCAGGACTGGGCTCGGCACCGAAACCAACTGGAGAGGCGAAAGATGAGGAAGCCACCGCCACACACCTCAGCGAGGAGCAAATCGAAATGATCAAGGAGTCTTGGAAAGTTATCCAAGAGGATATCGCGAAAGTTGGAATCATTATGTTTGTAAGGTGAGTGATTTACCACGTTGTATTTCAGGTAGCAGGATTCTGTGGACGCTATATTGTACAGCACATTTGGTCTGACGCTTAAAGGCTGCCCGTGTTTTTTTCAACGAAATAAAGCAATCTCCCGCACAAACGTAAGCTGTTAAACAtctatattattatttcagctgtGGGCTGATGACCGATAATTGACATAGTATGGAGTAGGCTATCAAAACCGGTTTGAAAACattggttttaaaaacattattcgATTTTAGCCTACTCTTTCTACCGTAAAATAGGATGGACAGTTTTTACTTGGCTTATTCCAATGTATACTTTGCCTGGCTTTGTCCTACAGAAATACATGACATAACGAACACATTAGACCAGTCtacctgtgtacacacatatgcatgtttCTTACAATAGCGCACGTACAATCCCtccccaacacagacacacacctgggcaTTAATATAAATGTCTTTCATAAGGCTCACTTACACTAAACTAGAAACAACGCGTTGAACGATTAGTATGAACTGACCTACATTtaattaatgacaaaaaataaatatatccagCTTCATAATATTGAAGGTTACTTCCGACGTACATTTAGCCTACTAGACACACAATTAGTGTTTAGGCTCCAAGCCTTGCGCTCCCAAAGTTGCAGCACGAATTAATCATTTGTTGCCGGTCATTAAAACACGGGGTCTGGGACAGGTCCAGTGTTTTATTAGTACTGATATTGATCTACCggcacatagcctacatttatgacagtacacaaaataaatgaataggcCTACAAGCATTCAGTGCAATCGCACGTCATTCGTTTACGCCTCACAATTGTGTATGCGCAGGAGAAACTATTTAAGAACAGATCTTGAATTATCTATTCATCAACGGCGGACTCTCAGCAGAATTTTAGCGTTATTGTGCGCGGTATATAAAATCGCCAATAAAAAAGCCattgccattttatgtttaGATGCTTCTGTCTCAAACAAATTAGATGATTAGGAACTTCCGTACAATCTTGCGATATTCACCAGAAAATTTGAGGATAACAGACAAACTATTGTGCTCCAACGCCTTTCGCTGGTGTGGCAAAAGGGCTTTATAGTTCTTACAGATGTCACCTGCAGTTGCAATATTGTCCCCCAACTTCACAAATTGACCAAATGAGATATACCGCCCTCGTATGTTCGTGGCTGGAATTCttcaattagttttttttcaccaaaTGGATTCCTATTAGTTAATAAAGACAAAGGTCTGCTCTATGCTTTAAATTGTTCTTTTGTCAAAATACTTTTTCCTCTCAAAACCATTTGGTTCAAATTgttcaaaatattaaattacaaaGATATCAACAAATTATTTGTAAGTTGTATATAAAAAACAGTTTATTCAAAAACatagaacaggaaaaaaaaagtcttttgtagcctacatgtgAAAGTAAATAGCTGGCTTAAGACAAAATGTATCAAATGAGAAATCTTCAGATATTTTATAGGCCACTGATCTGACGatgataatgattattattattattattattattattattattattattgatgatgatgatgatgttgttgttgttactattTTAAACCTTTCAAATCTTATTGAGACATTTTAAAGGTATGTTGATAGCAGCTTGAATTACATATTCTAGGGTGAGGTACAtactgaataaaacaaacagtgctaccagcacagaacacaaaaaggaagaaaaaaaacagcttgggGATACTTCTTTTCACTTGTCTCAAAGAACTGTGAGAGTTGTTGAGACATGGATGCAGGGGTGTTGGCATTTTGATTATGATGAATCCACTGGTCAACATGCCCTGTAAAATGTAGCTCTGACTTAAAACACCATGACCAGAGGCAGTTGCTGGTTTGTGACACAAATGTGGTGGTGTTAGGTTGCCAGA carries:
- the LOC135250121 gene encoding pleckstrin homology domain-containing family G member 3 isoform X4; its protein translation is MSTATMSDCSASLSADLADGERPVSLVSTLSSGSSRDGQSLYGSTAALPGAAPCPGDDIDLELSPAGGAREQQQQQGHVDPGETRRRGFPFRQSRSPHNNAGNPSATEGANQPSTSPFAAKAMAPNPKLTYVDRVVMEIIETERMYVRDLRSIVEDYLAHIIDTGDLPMRPEQVSDLFGNIEDIYEFNSELLQTLDMCENDPVAIARCFVDKSQDFEIYTQYCTNYPNSVAALTDCMRSKALAKFFRDRQASLKRSLPLGSYLLKPVQRILKYHLLLQEIAKHFDPLEEGYEVIEEAIDTMTGVAWYINDMKRKHEHAVRLQEVQSLLINWKGPDLTTYGELVLEGTFRVHRARKEKTLFLFEKMLIFTKKRGEHYVFKSHFSCSTLMLIESTKDSLCFSIAHFKHPKQPQTVQAKTVEEKRLWAHHIKRLILENHHAIIPQKAKEAILEMDSIYPSKYRYSPERMKKAVSCQSDDFTGGGRQGRRQSEPAKQIIKNTKAILKDEDGCDVTEEHELKMENDQSSGQEETCATGDGDSPAEQSAGEQPPSQSGATEECEEGASSDIEHVAMATLSPDSSADPEMVKREEEQGEDEEKDEVEKEEEVDEVEKEEEDEEEKAETLPIHQQANVKALSSGESSEEEEEEAAPEAEPSSILPQSVLDQASIIAERFVSLSRRGSLIADDVRSLSCPSPRLGSRSSSALSLSTDPQDKTQRLTSTTSEPPLSLHDLATPTADANPFSPNSDNLVEVDRGSLRRRDSTLSKQDQLLINKVKSYYEHAEHQDASFSIKRRESLSYIPTGLVRNLSSRLNGNPKAEAVATETRLAPNIRPASWAVFNLPGLDKDQKTKPSEPDADMSVEGPTSKARSQSVKEEEFRPSSEMIKVWQDMEMEVNGTLAEPLGASKAKEGGQGREAGPSLSQRDSSSNNKPEAEYSEPLMILEECDLSTISEESTVPSPVNASPDREVGPDQPASLNETRRPQRESRVSRAPIPRVISLRGNMEEDLLLQDVEKMKNKVFQLARQYSQRIKNSRPVVRPRCWDVEGQFSLRNLPSVQEERLEKEDRGHPNLTLPVTSYDQVILQELKSPSPVTTPRSAGSPHILSPRILRSKSPLSPVEAESFNWPDVRRLRSRYARRSPEQTPPRLAPVNRSTSVPEKMLDAAAPRSMWRHSSYSPGYSAPLDTLTASDTPSVVPLYKPHQDKASAREDRPMQMYRSSSLDQRLGTLDVNELNHLQSNDATSGYYISGQAPLPDQQKVIIVEKHAKAEPSEEEREGDGGLEIKDEEEPDKNYVQIRSPTSREKISIMAVIDRCRAYQESDEYRQREDGGGNADQATKNGKVTDQGQGPIPNELDSSQHSPVNYSKKTENSQHSLVKNLREKFQNLSSNPL
- the LOC135250121 gene encoding pleckstrin homology domain-containing family G member 3 isoform X1 encodes the protein MSLLGRTKEWGWGLPLRPGVVDIAGSRNVWEERTLLNGLNRRISRWFESPRLSTASSVSSNERMSTATMSDCSASLSADLADGERPVSLVSTLSSGSSRDGQSLYGSTAALPGAAPCPGDDIDLELSPAGGAREQQQQQGHVDPGETRRRGFPFRQSRSPHNNAGNPSATEGANQPSTSPFAAKAMAPNPKLTYVDRVVMEIIETERMYVRDLRSIVEDYLAHIIDTGDLPMRPEQVSDLFGNIEDIYEFNSELLQTLDMCENDPVAIARCFVDKSQDFEIYTQYCTNYPNSVAALTDCMRSKALAKFFRDRQASLKRSLPLGSYLLKPVQRILKYHLLLQEIAKHFDPLEEGYEVIEEAIDTMTGVAWYINDMKRKHEHAVRLQEVQSLLINWKGPDLTTYGELVLEGTFRVHRARKEKTLFLFEKMLIFTKKRGEHYVFKSHFSCSTLMLIESTKDSLCFSIAHFKHPKQPQTVQAKTVEEKRLWAHHIKRLILENHHAIIPQKAKEAILEMDSIYPSKYRYSPERMKKAVSCQSDDFTGGGRQGRRQSEPAKQIIKNTKAILKDEDGCDVTEEHELKMENDQSSGQEETCATGDGDSPAEQSAGEQPPSQSGATEECEEGASSDIEHVAMATLSPDSSADPEMVKREEEQGEDEEKDEVEKEEEVDEVEKEEEDEEEKAETLPIHQQANVKALSSGESSEEEEEEAAPEAEPSSILPQSVLDQASIIAERFVSLSRRGSLIADDVRSLSCPSPRLGSRSSSALSLSTDPQDKTQRLTSTTSEPPLSLHDLATPTADANPFSPNSDNLVEVDRGSLRRRDSTLSKQDQLLINKVKSYYEHAEHQDASFSIKRRESLSYIPTGLVRNLSSRLNGNPKAEAVATETRLAPNIRPASWAVFNLPGLDKDQKTKPSEPDADMSVEGPTSKARSQSVKEEEFRPSSEMIKVWQDMEMEVNGTLAEPLGASKAKEGGQGREAGPSLSQRDSSSNNKPEAEYSEPLMILEECDLSTISEESTVPSPVNASPDREVGPDQPASLNETRRPQRESRVSRAPIPRVISLRGNMEEDLLLQDVEKMKNKVFQLARQYSQRIKNSRPVVRPRCWDVEGQFSLRNLPSVQEERLEKEDRGHPNLTLPVTSYDQVILQELKSPSPVTTPRSAGSPHILSPRILRSKSPLSPVEAESFNWPDVRRLRSRYARRSPEQTPPRLAPVNRSTSVPEKMLDAAAPRSMWRHSSYSPGYSAPLDTLTASDTPSVVPLYKPHQDKASAREDRPMQMYRSSSLDQRLGTLDVNELNHLQSNDATSGYYISGQAPLPDQQKVIIVEKHAKAEPSEEEREGDGGLEIKDEEEPDKNYVQIRSPTSREKISIMAVIDRCRAYQESDEYRQREDGGGNADQATKNGKVTDQGQGPIPNELDSSQHSPVNYSKKTENSQHSLVKNLREKFQNLSSNPL